In one Nicotiana tomentosiformis chromosome 6, ASM39032v3, whole genome shotgun sequence genomic region, the following are encoded:
- the LOC117275882 gene encoding uncharacterized protein, protein MDDFIMAEDSELWDMICDGSFVLIKAAGEGTRTVPKTRKEYHDVDRKTIKKNFKANKILVCGIGPDEYNRVSACESAKEIWKTLKTAHEGTTQVKQFKIDMLTKYELFKMKEDESIQDMHTHFTSIINELHSHGEVIPTNKLVQKILNVLPGS, encoded by the coding sequence ATGGATGACTTCATTATGGCTGAGGACTCAGAGCTGTGGGATATGATTTGTGATGGTTCTTTTGTTCTCATAAAAGCTGCTGGAGAGGGAACAAGGACTGTCCCAAAAACAAGAAAAGAATACCACGATGTTGATAGAAAGACTATTAAAAAGAACTTCAAGGCAAATAAGATTCTTGTTTGTGGCATTGGACCAGATGAATACAATCGCGTCTCAGCATGTGAGTCTGCTAAGGAGATCTGGAAAACTCTCAAAACTGCCCATGAGGGAACCACTCAGGTTAAGCAGTTCAAAATTGATATGCTCACTAAATATGAGCTTTTCAAAATGAAGGAAGATGAGTCTATTCAGGATATGCACACACACTTCACCTCCATTATCAATGAGCTACATTCTCATGGAGAAGTCATCCCAACAAACAAGCTGGTCCAGAAGATACTCAACGTTCTACCAGGTTCCTAA